The following are encoded in a window of Alosa sapidissima isolate fAloSap1 chromosome 10, fAloSap1.pri, whole genome shotgun sequence genomic DNA:
- the LOC121720046 gene encoding LOW QUALITY PROTEIN: cocaine esterase-like (The sequence of the model RefSeq protein was modified relative to this genomic sequence to represent the inferred CDS: deleted 2 bases in 1 codon) — protein sequence MSKHLYLVVWTTTGPLIHTKLGALRGEYLRVRGKTTVVHSYLGVPFAKPPVGPLRLAPPQPVQGWEGVRDATKQPPMCLQNRQISIDFAAMLNMVMELPEVSEDCLYLNVYTPAKPAEDAKLPVMVWIHGGALIMGSASFYDGSVLSVHQNVVVVLIQYRLGLMGFFSTGDDNAPGNMGFLDQVAALRWVQENIQSFGGDPSSVTIFGESAGAVNVSMQVLSPLSNGLFHRAITGSGAATIETFVSLEPMRTAKIVANAVKCTGTKPHQIADCVMKMSTEDILKVAETEDWIIDLIVNEYLGSGENRIKNRDGFLELCGDILFIIPIIKLSNVHRDSGAPVYMYELQHRPSTVYDRRPSFVKVDHGDDIVYVFGSCFMKSHVKINATFTEEEDELCRRVMSYWGNFARTGSPNGPGLTHWPMYGAGEEYLGIGLKQQVGSHLRANRFTFMTETLPKKIQQQKQQRSDEL from the exons ATGAGTAAACACCTCTATCTCGTGGTCTGGACAACTACAGGACCACTGATCCACACCAAGCTGGGAGCCCTCAGAGGCGAGTACTTGCGAGTGAGGGGAAAGACGACAGTGGTGCACTCGTACCTGGGCGTGCCCTTTGCTAAGCCACCTGTGGGACCCCTCAGGTTGGCCCCACCCCAACCTGTGCAGGGATGGGAGGGAGTCAGGGATGCCACCAAGCAACCACCTAT GTGTCTACAGAATCGACAGATATCTATAGACTTTGCAGCAATGCTTAACATGGTTATGGAGCTTCCTGAAGTGTCTGAGGACTGTCTCTATCTGAATGTTTACACTCCTGCCAAACCTGCTGAAGATGCCAAGTTACCA GTCATGGTGTGGATCCATGGGGGAGCGTTAATCATGGGCTCTGCCTCCTTCTATGATGGATCTGTCCTG TCTGTCCATCAGaacgtggtggtggtgctgattCAGTATAGGCTGGGATTGATGGGCTTTTTCAG CACTGGCGATGATAACGCCCCTGGAAACATGGGTTTCCTTGACCAGGTGGCTGCACTGCGGTGGGTCCAGGAGAACATCCAGAGCTTTGGAGGGGACCCCTCTTCTGTCACCATATTCGGAGAGTCGGCAGGAGCAGTGAACGTCTCAATGCAG GTCCTTTCACCATTGAGCAATGGCCTTTTCCACCGTGCAATTACAGGGAGTGGTGCCGCCACAATAGAAACCTTCGTTAGCCTAGAGCCTATGCGAACAGCTAAG ATTGTGGCCAATGCTGTGAAATGTACTGGCACCAAGCCACACCAGATTGCTGACTGTGTGATGAAGATGTCGACAGAAGACATCTTAAAGGTTGCAGAG ACAGAAGACTGGATTATCGACTTGATTGTAAATGAGTATTTGGGTAGTGGAGAGAATCGGATCAAAAACAGAGATGGATTCTTAGAGCTCTGTGGAGATATTCTCTTCATCATTCCTATCATCAAGCTATCAAATGTTCACAGAG ACTCTGGTGCACCAGTTTACATGTACGAGTTGCAGCACCGTCCAAGCACAGTGTATGACAGACGTCCAAGTTTCGTTAAAGTGGACCATGGAGATGACATTGTGTATGTCTTTGGGAGCTGCTTCATGAAAAGCCACGTCAAGATTAACG CCACCTTCacggaagaggaagatgagctTTGTAGAAGAGTTATGTCATACTGGGGAAACTTTGCTCGAACTGG ATCTCCCAATGGTCCTGGGTTGACCCACTGGCCGATGTACGGTGCTGGGGAAGAGTACTTGGGGATCGGGCTGAAGCAGCAGGTGGGAAGCCACCTGAGGGCCAACCGCTTCACCTTCATGACGGAGACTCTTCCCAAGAAGATAcaacagcagaagcagcagcgcAGTGATGAGCTGTAG